Proteins from a genomic interval of Plasmodium reichenowi strain SY57 chromosome 13, whole genome shotgun sequence:
- a CDS encoding hypothetical protein (conserved Plasmodium protein, unknown function): MSLKNKVQVNDLNKTIFKENYKMKRSTKEVELMETIENLSDDIGSNNFSYDSNDSSKIHNRKNNDKSIDMNKKDNIKNHNKQKNAPNYNKNKQEYYSNVPQIYETYDTTPKDESELRSSDNNGGEENSFLANTIAVVYIIIAIVIILHLYLNEEHVVIKTITLLKLKFVDLIKRIPVFKNVMRTVSVTNSKINGFLDMTMTHSKILKPYMEALKELNTEFSILFIILILMFLTATCILHVVYGIFTMKNEKDMYEKNSVVYVTNKMTVDEYEDRSFTYSELAKLHDDKDYICLKNKRAGEGMESWNWQIRKNKYNAYDKDICSDIELTDIDN, encoded by the exons atgtcGCTAAAAAACAAAGTGCAAGTGAATGATTTAAATAAGACaatttttaaagaaaattacaaaatgaaaaggaGTACCAAAGAAGTAGAACTAATGGAAACTATAGAAAATTTGAGTGATGATATAGGATccaataatttttcttatgATAGTAATGACAGCTcaaaaatacataataggaaaaataatgataaaagtattgatatgaacaaaaaagataatataaaaaatcataataaacaaaaaaatgctcctaattataataaaaacaaacaaGAGTATTATTCCAATGTACCTCAAATATATGAAACATATGATACCACACCAAAAGATGAAAGTGAATTAAGATCCTCGGATAACAATGGGGGTGAAGAAAATAGTTTTCTTGCTAATACTATAGCTGTtgtgtatattattatagcAATAG TTATTATCTTGCACTTGTATTTAAACGAAGAGCATGTCGTAATAAAAACCATTactttattaaaattaaaatttgtTGATTTAATAAAGAGAATACCAGTATTCAAAAATGTTATGAGAACTGTGTCTGTAACA AATAGCAAAATTAACGGTTTCCTAGATATGACGATGACTCATTCAAAAATTTTGAAACCCTATATGGAAGCTTTAAAAGAACTCAATACCGAattttccatattatttatcatattaatattaatgtttTTAACTGCGACATGCATACTTCATGTAGTTTATGGTATCTTTACGATGAAGAATGAAAAAGACATGTACGAAAAGAACAGTGTAGTTTATGTAACGAATAAAATGACAGTAGACGAATATGAAGATAGATCTTTTACTTACAGTGAACTTGCTAAATTACATGATGATAAAgattatatttgtttaaaaaataaaagagCAGGTGAAGGTATGGAATCATGGAATTGGcaaataagaaaaaataaatataatgcATATGATAAAGATATTTGCAGTGATATTGAACTTACAGATATAgataattaa